The following proteins are co-located in the Streptomyces bottropensis ATCC 25435 genome:
- a CDS encoding DUF5753 domain-containing protein produces MILDEGAVRRPVPDAQVWADQLSRLVDAAELPSVALQVLPYAAGVHDVMNSHLTLLWQRVGEPVAYVEGNGIGELIDDPDKVLSFRLSYDLVRDAALTPEQSTAFIKRLLEECRS; encoded by the coding sequence GTGATCCTGGATGAGGGGGCTGTGCGGCGTCCGGTTCCTGATGCGCAGGTGTGGGCGGATCAGCTGTCGCGACTGGTCGACGCCGCCGAACTGCCGTCAGTGGCCCTTCAGGTGTTGCCCTACGCGGCGGGTGTGCACGATGTCATGAACAGCCATCTCACGCTGTTGTGGCAGAGAGTGGGCGAGCCCGTTGCCTATGTCGAAGGCAACGGGATCGGAGAGCTGATCGACGATCCGGACAAGGTTCTGTCCTTCCGCTTGTCCTACGATCTCGTCCGGGACGCGGCGCTGACTCCGGAGCAGTCGACGGCGTTCATCAAGCGCCTTTTGGAGGAGTGCAGATCATGA
- a CDS encoding helix-turn-helix domain-containing protein codes for MSEVVDGERESGRVALGRTLLFLREKAGKTLAQLAAETSYDKSYLYRLEKGERLSKRTVMEDLDTYDECGDLLVRLWRDARKEVIKDKYKAFMDLEATARVMWMFQLAVPGLLQTEEYARTVLSGLSRAQTTAGNARRSRNRWRRAWDGRSCCTANRRPVSA; via the coding sequence ATGAGCGAAGTCGTTGACGGGGAGCGAGAATCAGGGCGTGTCGCGCTCGGGCGGACACTGCTGTTCCTGCGCGAGAAGGCGGGCAAGACGTTGGCCCAGCTCGCGGCGGAGACGTCGTACGACAAGAGCTATCTCTATCGCCTGGAGAAGGGGGAGAGACTCTCCAAGCGAACGGTCATGGAGGACCTGGATACCTATGACGAGTGCGGTGATCTGCTGGTTCGCCTGTGGCGGGACGCGCGCAAGGAGGTCATCAAGGACAAGTACAAGGCGTTCATGGATCTGGAGGCGACGGCTCGGGTCATGTGGATGTTCCAGCTCGCGGTGCCGGGGCTGTTGCAGACGGAGGAGTACGCGCGCACGGTGTTGTCTGGGTTGTCCAGAGCCCAGACAACGGCAGGCAACGCGAGGAGATCGAGGAACAGGTGGCGGCGCGCATGGGACGGCAGGAGTTGCTGTACCGCGAACCGGCGCCCAGTATCCGCGTGA
- a CDS encoding bifunctional metallophosphatase/5'-nucleotidase, with protein MSATPQAHRRRSRRNRILAAGAGLATVGALAAAIPASAGEATSHKPGKSKSRYQDVQLLSFNDLHGNLEPPAGSSGRVTERHEDGTTTTINAGGVEYLATHLRDARKTNSKFSITAAAGDMVGASPLISGLFHDEPTIEALNGLELDVTSVGNHEFDEGPKELRRLQKGGCHKVDGCYVDGKKFKGADFPYLAANVIEEKTGKPLLKPYWVWKKNGVKIGFIGVTLEDTPGVVSAEGVKGLKFKDEVETINKYAKELEGQGVKSVVALIHEGGLPASQSYNYDCDSPGAGDGISGPIVDIAKNITPKVDAVVTGHTHAAYACTINDPAGQPRMVTSAASFGRLYTDTTLTYDRQTNDISRTAVKSANHVVTRTVAKAADMTALISRWNTLAAPIGNRTIGYISGDVPNVGTETPMGDLIADAQYWYGKTLDPEVDLALMNPGGVRAPLTYAAKGTEGDGVVTYAEGFTVQPFSNTVNLQDFTGAQIIQVLKEQVSGSNTAAPKVLLPSSGLTYTLDLTKTGADRVVVGTIKLNGVAIDPAATYRVATNSFLAGGGDGYPTLGQGTNDLVGADDLAALEQYLLANSSASAPIAPPAANRITIIS; from the coding sequence ATGTCAGCCACACCCCAAGCGCACCGCCGCAGAAGCCGCCGCAACCGGATCCTCGCCGCCGGGGCCGGCCTGGCGACCGTCGGGGCGCTGGCCGCCGCGATCCCGGCGAGCGCCGGTGAGGCGACGTCGCACAAGCCCGGCAAGAGCAAGTCGCGGTACCAGGACGTGCAGCTGCTGTCGTTCAACGACCTGCACGGCAACCTGGAGCCGCCGGCCGGTTCCTCGGGCCGGGTGACCGAGCGGCACGAGGACGGTACGACCACGACGATCAACGCCGGTGGTGTCGAGTACCTGGCCACACACCTGCGCGACGCCCGCAAGACCAACTCGAAGTTCTCGATCACGGCCGCCGCCGGTGACATGGTCGGCGCCTCGCCGCTGATCTCGGGCCTGTTCCACGACGAGCCCACCATCGAGGCGCTGAACGGGCTCGAACTCGATGTGACGAGCGTCGGCAACCACGAGTTCGACGAGGGCCCCAAGGAACTGCGCCGCCTGCAGAAGGGCGGCTGCCACAAGGTCGACGGCTGCTACGTCGACGGCAAGAAGTTCAAGGGCGCCGACTTCCCGTACCTCGCGGCGAACGTCATCGAGGAGAAGACCGGCAAGCCGCTCCTGAAGCCCTACTGGGTGTGGAAGAAGAACGGCGTCAAGATCGGCTTCATCGGTGTGACGCTGGAGGACACCCCCGGTGTCGTCTCCGCCGAGGGCGTCAAGGGCCTCAAGTTCAAGGACGAGGTCGAGACGATCAACAAGTACGCCAAGGAGCTGGAGGGCCAGGGCGTCAAGTCGGTCGTCGCGCTGATCCACGAGGGCGGTCTCCCCGCCTCCCAGTCGTACAACTACGACTGCGACTCGCCCGGCGCCGGCGACGGCATCTCCGGCCCGATCGTCGACATCGCCAAGAACATCACGCCGAAGGTCGACGCCGTCGTCACCGGCCACACGCACGCCGCGTACGCCTGCACGATCAACGACCCGGCGGGCCAGCCGCGCATGGTCACCTCGGCCGCGTCCTTCGGCCGCCTCTACACCGACACGACGCTGACGTACGACCGTCAGACCAACGACATCTCCCGTACGGCCGTGAAGTCCGCGAACCACGTGGTCACCCGGACCGTCGCGAAGGCCGCCGACATGACGGCCCTCATCAGCAGGTGGAACACCCTCGCGGCGCCCATCGGCAACCGCACCATCGGTTACATATCCGGTGATGTGCCCAACGTCGGCACGGAGACGCCGATGGGTGACCTCATCGCCGACGCGCAGTACTGGTACGGCAAGACGCTGGACCCCGAGGTCGACCTCGCGCTGATGAACCCCGGTGGTGTGCGCGCGCCGCTCACCTACGCGGCCAAGGGCACCGAGGGCGACGGCGTGGTCACCTACGCGGAGGGCTTCACCGTCCAGCCGTTCTCCAACACGGTGAACCTCCAGGACTTCACGGGTGCCCAGATCATCCAGGTCCTCAAGGAGCAGGTGAGCGGTTCGAACACCGCCGCGCCGAAGGTGCTGCTGCCGTCGTCCGGTCTGACGTACACGCTCGACCTCACCAAGACCGGCGCCGACCGCGTCGTCGTCGGCACCATCAAGCTCAACGGTGTCGCCATCGACCCGGCCGCCACGTATCGCGTCGCCACCAACAGCTTCCTCGCGGGCGGCGGTGACGGCTACCCGACGCTGGGGCAGGGCACGAACGACCTGGTCGGCGCGGACGACCTGGCCGCCCTGGAGCAGTACCTGCTGGCGAACTCCTCGGCGAGCGCGCCGATCGCCCCGCCGGCGGCCAACCGGATCACGATCATCAGCTAG
- the mshD gene encoding mycothiol synthase produces the protein MTSDDIARTGSAARSIETRPDLTAAQKDAVLALLDEATEVDGQQAVSEQGRLQLRGGPREGVRHLLLSVGEDLVGYAQLEDNDPVEAPAAELVVHPSHRGHGHGRALGSALLAESGKRLRVWAHGGHSAARHLAQVLGLTLFRELRQMRRSLTDFDPADPVLPEGVTVRTFVPGEDDAAWLAANAEAFAHHPEQGSLTQRDLDDRKAEPWFDPAGFFLAERHGEGGTELVGFHWTKAHAAEQLGEVYVVGVRPGAQGGGLGKALTTIGLRHLAAQGLPTAMLYVDADNKAAVTVYERLGFVTYETDLMYRSET, from the coding sequence ATGACCAGCGACGACATCGCCCGGACCGGCTCAGCCGCCCGCAGCATCGAGACCCGCCCGGACCTGACCGCCGCCCAGAAGGACGCCGTCCTCGCCCTGCTGGACGAGGCCACCGAGGTGGACGGCCAGCAGGCGGTGTCCGAGCAGGGCCGCCTCCAACTCCGCGGCGGCCCCCGGGAGGGCGTACGCCACCTCCTCCTCAGCGTCGGCGAGGACCTGGTCGGTTACGCCCAGCTGGAGGACAACGACCCGGTCGAGGCCCCCGCGGCCGAGCTGGTCGTCCACCCCTCCCACCGGGGCCACGGCCACGGCCGGGCCCTCGGCTCCGCCCTGCTCGCCGAGTCCGGCAAGCGCCTGCGCGTCTGGGCGCACGGCGGCCACTCCGCCGCCCGCCACCTCGCCCAGGTCCTCGGCCTCACCCTCTTCCGCGAACTGCGCCAGATGCGCCGCTCCCTGACCGACTTCGACCCCGCCGATCCGGTCCTCCCCGAGGGTGTCACCGTCCGCACCTTCGTCCCCGGCGAGGACGACGCGGCCTGGCTCGCCGCCAACGCGGAGGCCTTCGCGCACCACCCCGAACAGGGCTCCCTCACCCAGCGCGACCTCGACGACCGCAAGGCCGAACCCTGGTTCGACCCGGCGGGCTTCTTCCTCGCCGAGCGCCACGGCGAGGGCGGCACCGAACTGGTCGGCTTCCACTGGACCAAGGCGCACGCCGCCGAACAGCTCGGCGAGGTCTACGTCGTCGGCGTCCGCCCCGGCGCCCAGGGCGGCGGCCTCGGCAAGGCCCTCACCACGATCGGCCTGCGCCACCTCGCCGCCCAGGGCCTGCCCACCGCGATGCTCTACGTCGACGCCGACAACAAGGCGGCGGTGACCGTGTACGAACGGCTGGGCTTCGTGACGTACGAGACGGACCTGATGTACCGCAGCGAGACCTGA
- a CDS encoding GntR family transcriptional regulator, whose product MVEYRIDRRSGVATYVQIVQQTKQALRLGLLEPGDKLPTAREVVEATAINPNTVLKAYRELEREGLVEARRGLGTFVRKSLGSAPADSPLRAELGTWAVRAREAGLERDDVAALFTSVLDEQFTKDRRDQKDQGDDV is encoded by the coding sequence GTGGTCGAGTACCGCATCGACCGGCGCAGCGGTGTCGCCACCTATGTGCAGATCGTCCAGCAGACCAAACAGGCCCTGAGGCTCGGGCTGTTGGAGCCCGGCGACAAGCTCCCCACGGCCCGCGAGGTCGTGGAGGCCACCGCCATCAACCCGAACACGGTGTTGAAGGCCTACCGCGAGCTGGAGCGCGAGGGTCTGGTCGAGGCCCGCCGCGGCCTCGGCACGTTCGTACGGAAGTCCCTGGGCAGCGCCCCGGCCGACTCCCCGCTGCGGGCCGAGCTGGGCACCTGGGCGGTACGGGCCCGGGAGGCGGGGCTCGAACGGGACGACGTGGCGGCCCTCTTCACCTCCGTACTGGACGAACAGTTCACCAAGGACCGGCGAGACCAGAAGGATCAGGGGGACGACGTATGA
- a CDS encoding ABC transporter ATP-binding protein, whose product MTGTAMEAAALGKKFGWRKGGWALRDCTLRLPRGRVCALVGPNGAGKSTLLAHAAGLLRPTEGAISVLGTTPAAARERIAYVAQHKPLYPQLTVGETLRLGHELNPRRWDAAVAGRVVDEGGLSRVAKIRSLSGGQRTRVALALALGKRPELLLMDEPMADLDPLARHQLMGTLLADNAEHGTTVVMSSHVVAELEGSCDHLFLVGAGRVRLAGPLEEILAAHTLVTGPAGDLAPHTVVESRTTGRQLTALIRPQGPIGPGLQSAEPTLEELVLAHLRAPGAPPLTLDDPGAGDHADETDGADGADAREAAV is encoded by the coding sequence ATGACGGGGACCGCGATGGAGGCGGCCGCGCTCGGCAAGAAGTTCGGGTGGCGGAAGGGGGGCTGGGCACTGCGCGACTGCACGCTGCGGCTGCCGAGGGGACGGGTGTGCGCGCTCGTCGGACCGAACGGCGCGGGCAAGTCGACGCTCCTGGCCCACGCGGCCGGGCTGCTCCGCCCCACCGAGGGCGCCATCAGCGTGCTGGGCACGACCCCGGCCGCGGCCCGCGAGCGCATCGCGTACGTCGCCCAGCACAAGCCCCTGTATCCGCAGCTCACCGTCGGCGAGACCCTGCGGCTGGGCCATGAGCTGAACCCCCGGCGCTGGGACGCGGCCGTCGCCGGGCGGGTGGTGGACGAGGGCGGGCTGAGCCGGGTCGCCAAGATCCGCTCCCTCTCCGGCGGCCAGCGCACCCGGGTCGCCCTCGCCCTCGCCCTCGGCAAGCGCCCCGAACTGCTGCTCATGGACGAGCCGATGGCCGACCTCGACCCCCTCGCCCGGCACCAGCTGATGGGCACCCTGCTCGCGGACAACGCCGAGCACGGCACCACGGTTGTCATGTCCTCGCACGTGGTGGCCGAACTGGAGGGCTCCTGCGACCACTTGTTCCTGGTGGGCGCGGGGCGCGTCCGGCTCGCGGGCCCGCTGGAGGAGATCCTCGCCGCGCACACCCTGGTCACCGGCCCGGCCGGCGATCTCGCCCCGCACACGGTCGTCGAGTCGCGCACGACGGGTCGTCAGCTCACCGCCCTCATCCGCCCGCAGGGCCCCATCGGCCCCGGCCTGCAGAGCGCCGAGCCCACGCTGGAGGAGCTGGTTCTCGCCCACCTGAGGGCGCCCGGGGCGCCGCCCCTCACGCTCGACGACCCGGGCGCCGGTGACCACGCCGACGAGACCGACGGGGCCGACGGGGCCGACGCGCGGGAGGCGGCGGTATGA
- a CDS encoding ABC transporter: MSTRTTETVGTAHAGQPDSPVPTSPPALTPTRGLIRATLRVHRSALWFWGLLMVLVGGGLLWAAGPGVDAAWAEHVRRGCAPADYCAQGPAYSMYDLVTGLGRTILTVTPVLIGAWAGGALIARELESGTAHLAWTQSVTPTRWLAAKLAVPAALIVSGTVLLTLLNRLVWWREEPLRQARATEDWFASTVFVGHGTLATAYALLGLAVGVLAGLLLRRSLPALGAGLVGTGLLAGVLQSNRHRLWPAETLVSKSSSMHDRSGELVDRGFISGTGERVSDLSCTGDSCDRTDAVAFYADFHPSSHFWPLQLVETGIVLTATALLVRAAFRLLSRSTGEAV; this comes from the coding sequence ATGAGCACCAGGACCACCGAGACCGTGGGAACCGCCCACGCCGGGCAGCCGGACAGCCCGGTCCCGACCTCGCCCCCTGCCCTCACCCCCACCCGCGGCCTGATCCGGGCCACCCTCCGCGTGCACCGGTCGGCGCTGTGGTTCTGGGGCCTGCTGATGGTCCTCGTCGGCGGCGGACTGCTGTGGGCCGCGGGCCCCGGCGTCGACGCGGCCTGGGCCGAGCACGTGAGGAGGGGCTGCGCGCCGGCCGACTACTGCGCGCAAGGCCCCGCGTACAGCATGTACGACCTGGTGACCGGCCTGGGCCGCACCATCCTCACCGTCACCCCGGTCCTGATCGGGGCCTGGGCCGGCGGGGCGCTGATCGCCCGTGAGCTGGAGAGCGGCACGGCACACCTGGCCTGGACCCAGTCCGTCACCCCGACCCGCTGGCTCGCCGCCAAGCTGGCGGTCCCGGCCGCCCTGATCGTCTCGGGGACGGTCCTGCTGACCCTGCTGAACCGCCTGGTGTGGTGGCGGGAGGAGCCGCTCCGGCAGGCGAGGGCCACGGAGGACTGGTTCGCGTCCACCGTCTTCGTCGGTCACGGCACCCTCGCCACGGCGTACGCCCTGCTGGGGCTGGCGGTCGGCGTCCTCGCGGGCCTGCTGCTCCGCCGCTCGCTCCCCGCGCTCGGCGCCGGCCTGGTGGGCACGGGCCTCCTCGCGGGCGTCCTCCAGTCCAACCGCCACCGGCTGTGGCCGGCCGAGACCCTCGTCTCCAAGTCGTCCTCGATGCACGACCGGTCGGGCGAGCTGGTCGACCGCGGCTTCATCAGCGGCACGGGCGAGCGCGTCTCGGACCTGAGCTGCACCGGCGACTCCTGCGACCGGACCGACGCCGTCGCCTTCTACGCCGACTTCCACCCCTCCTCCCACTTCTGGCCCCTCCAGCTCGTCGAGACCGGCATCGTCCTCACGGCCACCGCCCTGCTGGTCCGGGCCGCGTTCCGACTCCTGAGCCGTAGCACGGGAGAAGCCGTATGA